A DNA window from Pseudodesulfovibrio thermohalotolerans contains the following coding sequences:
- a CDS encoding ABC transporter substrate-binding protein: MKLSLRKMGLLALALVLSFLMTVPAFAADTIKIGFNLPLTGDIPEVGDGSKKAAEMYLKDINEAGGLEVGGKKYMLEFIYMDNESKAESAVNVALKLIEQEDVVAIIGPNSSKQAVPAGGTCNDNRTPMITPWSTNPDTTKDRPWVFRAAFLDPFQGPVAADFAASKFGAKTAAVIFDVSNDYSKGLAEIFKSAWENKGLGPVVAFESHGTKDQDFSAQLTTIIKANPDFIFVPDNYNQVALIVQQARDLGYKGPFMGSDAWGTPDLIKLCGEQCYGNYFSTHYAAAGATGATKVFIDRYQKNYGSTPADYAALTWDSIGLLVQGIQNAGKVESNPRKERQLIRDGLAAIKSFDGITGTSKFDEQGDPIKCAVVVKISDKGEFVFEQSVCP; the protein is encoded by the coding sequence ATGAAACTGAGTTTGCGCAAGATGGGCCTGCTGGCCCTGGCTCTGGTGCTGAGCTTTCTGATGACCGTCCCGGCCTTTGCCGCCGACACCATCAAGATAGGCTTCAACCTGCCCCTGACCGGCGACATTCCCGAAGTGGGCGACGGATCGAAGAAGGCCGCCGAGATGTACCTCAAGGACATCAACGAAGCAGGCGGTCTTGAGGTCGGCGGCAAAAAGTACATGCTGGAATTCATCTACATGGACAACGAGTCCAAGGCCGAATCCGCCGTCAACGTGGCCCTGAAGCTCATCGAGCAGGAAGACGTCGTCGCCATCATCGGCCCCAACTCCTCCAAGCAGGCCGTGCCTGCGGGCGGCACCTGCAACGACAACCGGACTCCGATGATTACCCCGTGGTCCACCAACCCCGACACCACCAAGGACCGCCCCTGGGTCTTCCGCGCGGCCTTCCTGGACCCGTTCCAGGGCCCCGTGGCTGCTGACTTTGCGGCCTCCAAGTTCGGCGCCAAGACCGCTGCCGTCATTTTCGACGTTTCCAACGACTACTCCAAGGGACTGGCCGAAATCTTCAAGTCCGCCTGGGAAAACAAGGGGCTCGGCCCGGTCGTGGCCTTCGAGTCCCACGGCACCAAGGACCAGGACTTCTCCGCGCAGTTGACCACCATCATCAAGGCCAACCCGGACTTCATCTTCGTGCCCGACAACTACAACCAGGTCGCCCTGATCGTGCAGCAGGCGCGTGACCTCGGCTACAAGGGTCCCTTCATGGGTTCCGACGCCTGGGGCACCCCCGACCTCATCAAGCTCTGCGGCGAGCAGTGCTACGGCAACTACTTCTCCACCCACTACGCGGCGGCGGGCGCCACCGGCGCCACCAAGGTCTTCATCGACCGCTACCAGAAGAACTACGGCTCCACCCCGGCCGACTACGCGGCCCTGACCTGGGACTCCATCGGTCTGCTCGTCCAGGGCATCCAGAACGCGGGCAAGGTCGAGTCCAATCCGCGCAAGGAGCGCCAGCTCATCCGTGACGGCCTGGCCGCCATCAAGTCCTTCGACGGCATCACCGGTACGTCCAAGTTCGACGAGCAGGGCGACCCGATCAAGTGCGCCGTCGTGGTCAAGATCTCCGACAAGGGCGAGTTCGTTTTCGAACAGTCCGTCTGCCCCTAG
- a CDS encoding branched-chain amino acid ABC transporter permease, with product MDFIIQNIINALQWGSFYALIALGYTLVYGVLRLINFAHGDIFMVGAYIAFFVAGFMLGPALGLSPMATFLFAVPLTMFLTACVGVTLERIAYRPLRRKGAHRLYVVITALMCGLILEYSNLAVLGASRLKFPELVEKTIWNLGGVTLTNLKVIVIFAAVAVFVILNFIVTKTKIGMAMRGISYDKFAIPLMGIPIDSIIVFTFILGSGFAGLAGLLFAMSYPVLEPFMGMIIGWKAFIAAVVGGIGDIRGAFYGGFLLGFIEVGVVTVFPSTYRDLFAFTILLIILWMKPTGLFGMPQSTKI from the coding sequence GTGGATTTCATTATTCAGAACATCATCAACGCCTTGCAGTGGGGCAGCTTCTATGCGCTCATCGCGCTGGGCTACACCCTGGTTTACGGCGTGCTGCGCCTGATAAACTTCGCCCATGGAGACATCTTCATGGTCGGCGCATACATTGCATTTTTCGTGGCCGGATTCATGCTCGGCCCGGCGCTCGGGCTGTCACCCATGGCGACGTTCCTGTTCGCCGTGCCGCTGACCATGTTCCTGACCGCCTGCGTGGGCGTGACCCTGGAGCGCATCGCCTACCGGCCCCTGCGCCGCAAGGGCGCGCACCGGCTCTATGTGGTCATCACGGCCCTCATGTGCGGCCTGATCCTCGAATACTCGAACCTGGCAGTGCTCGGCGCGAGCCGCCTGAAATTTCCCGAGCTGGTCGAGAAGACCATCTGGAACCTGGGCGGCGTGACCCTGACCAACCTCAAGGTCATCGTCATCTTCGCCGCCGTGGCCGTCTTCGTCATCCTCAACTTCATCGTCACCAAGACGAAGATCGGCATGGCCATGCGCGGCATCTCCTACGACAAGTTCGCCATCCCGCTCATGGGCATCCCCATCGACAGCATCATCGTCTTCACCTTCATCCTGGGTTCGGGCTTCGCCGGGCTGGCCGGTCTGCTGTTCGCCATGTCCTACCCGGTGCTGGAGCCGTTCATGGGCATGATTATCGGCTGGAAGGCATTTATCGCCGCAGTCGTCGGCGGCATCGGAGACATCCGGGGCGCGTTCTACGGCGGATTCCTGCTCGGCTTCATCGAAGTGGGCGTGGTCACGGTGTTCCCGTCCACCTACCGGGACCTGTTCGCCTTCACGATCCTGCTCATCATTCTCTGGATGAAACCCACGGGACTGTTCGGAATGCCGCAGTCCACCAAGATCTAG
- a CDS encoding branched-chain amino acid ABC transporter permease — translation MQKYTFNILMAALAVALLAMAQLRIIDNYIQAVIMFVGINIMMSTSLNLVNGNMGEFTCGHAAFMCVGAYVASILSVLCFGSKFGDPIFPEVASFFVFPFIILLGGAVAALSSILVALPSFKTRDDYLAIITIAVNYMVISAIENMDWVGGSRGFQGMKDTAWAMVDSTPAWLAGENDFPWILLYVILFTAFDIWVIRRFITSTYGKGVNAVCQDETAAEIMSVNTNKIKTVNFMISAGLAGCAGGLFAHVIGYVNPQSFNILKSTEAMVMVYLGGMGSLSGAVISAIVFTVLLEILRSQALIDFLLAPATFVFPDWEPSAGVIKWVMIPLLLVLIMQFRPEGIMGNKELSDVFPKLKKFYTFK, via the coding sequence ATGCAGAAATACACCTTCAACATCCTGATGGCAGCCTTGGCCGTGGCCCTGCTCGCCATGGCGCAACTCCGCATCATCGACAACTACATCCAGGCGGTCATCATGTTCGTGGGCATCAACATCATGATGTCCACCTCGCTCAACCTGGTGAACGGCAACATGGGCGAGTTCACCTGCGGCCACGCGGCCTTCATGTGCGTGGGCGCCTACGTGGCCTCCATCCTGTCCGTTCTCTGCTTCGGCTCCAAGTTCGGCGACCCGATCTTCCCCGAAGTAGCTTCCTTCTTCGTCTTCCCGTTCATCATCCTGCTCGGCGGCGCAGTGGCGGCGCTCTCGTCCATCCTGGTGGCCCTGCCCTCGTTCAAAACACGCGACGACTACCTGGCCATCATCACCATCGCCGTGAACTACATGGTCATCTCGGCCATCGAGAACATGGACTGGGTCGGCGGATCGCGCGGCTTCCAGGGTATGAAGGACACGGCCTGGGCCATGGTCGACAGCACTCCTGCATGGCTGGCCGGGGAAAACGACTTCCCCTGGATCCTGCTCTACGTGATCCTGTTCACGGCCTTCGACATCTGGGTCATCCGCCGCTTCATCACTTCCACGTACGGCAAAGGCGTCAACGCCGTGTGCCAGGACGAGACAGCAGCCGAAATCATGTCGGTGAACACCAACAAGATCAAAACCGTGAACTTCATGATCTCGGCCGGGCTGGCCGGGTGCGCGGGCGGCCTGTTCGCTCACGTCATCGGCTACGTCAATCCGCAGTCGTTCAACATCCTCAAGTCCACCGAGGCCATGGTCATGGTCTACCTGGGCGGCATGGGCTCCCTTTCGGGCGCGGTCATCTCGGCGATAGTCTTCACCGTCCTGCTGGAAATCCTGCGCTCCCAAGCGCTTATAGACTTCCTGCTGGCACCGGCGACCTTCGTGTTCCCCGACTGGGAACCGTCGGCGGGCGTCATCAAGTGGGTCATGATTCCCCTGCTTCTTGTCCTGATAATGCAGTTCAGGCCGGAAGGCATCATGGGCAACAAGGAGTTGTCGGACGTGTTCCCGAAACTCAAAAAATTCTACACGTTCAAATAG
- a CDS encoding ABC transporter ATP-binding protein: MTLLKIDSLTQRFGGLQAVSEFSVDMQGGELMGLIGPNGAGKTTIFNLISGFYQPTEGTITFDGKPTAGLKPHQVTSMGVARTFQNIRLWHDMTVLDNIRIAQHYRLGYSVWDSVIRGKRYHAREARILEIAEELLEAMSLTDVAMELPKNLPYGLQRRVEIARAMSIRPKLLLLDEPAAGLNSKDVEELITLVRWIHEHFNITIFMIEHQMKVVTSLCQWIKVIDFGATIAEGTPEDIQSNPAVIKAYLGDDNI, from the coding sequence ATGACACTGCTCAAAATAGACAGCCTCACCCAACGTTTCGGCGGTCTCCAGGCCGTCAGCGAGTTCTCGGTGGACATGCAGGGCGGCGAACTGATGGGCCTCATCGGCCCCAACGGCGCGGGCAAGACCACCATCTTCAACCTGATCTCCGGCTTCTACCAGCCCACCGAGGGAACCATTACCTTCGACGGCAAGCCGACCGCCGGTCTCAAGCCGCACCAGGTCACCTCCATGGGCGTCGCCCGAACCTTCCAGAATATCAGGCTGTGGCACGACATGACCGTGCTGGACAACATCCGCATCGCCCAGCACTACAGGCTGGGCTACTCGGTCTGGGATTCGGTGATCCGGGGCAAACGCTACCACGCACGCGAAGCGCGCATCCTTGAAATAGCCGAGGAGCTGCTCGAAGCCATGTCCCTGACCGACGTGGCCATGGAGCTGCCCAAGAACCTGCCCTACGGCCTCCAACGCCGGGTGGAGATAGCACGGGCCATGTCCATCCGGCCCAAGCTCCTGCTCCTGGACGAGCCCGCGGCGGGCCTGAACTCCAAGGACGTGGAGGAACTCATCACCCTGGTCCGCTGGATCCACGAGCACTTCAACATCACCATCTTCATGATCGAGCACCAGATGAAGGTCGTCACCTCCCTGTGCCAATGGATCAAGGTCATCGACTTCGGCGCGACCATCGCCGAAGGCACCCCCGAAGATATTCAGAGCAACCCGGCCGTCATCAAGGCCTATCTTGGAGACGACAACATATGA
- a CDS encoding ABC transporter ATP-binding protein: MTTPLLEVENLYVKYGNIEALHGISFTVGEGEIVTLIGANGAGKSTTLMSIAQLPPPEAPKVIKGDIRFKGKSILGMPADKVVSDLHMALVPEGRHIFGNLTVEENLKLATYSRKDGQVEIDRDYTRVYTLFPRLDERKKQRSESLSGGEQQMLAVGRALMSGCRGIMLDEPSMGLAPLLMYDMFRTLKELNEEGMTILLIEQNANLALKFAHRGYVIDTGEIVAQGSSAELMEDPEVKKAYLGG; encoded by the coding sequence ATGACTACTCCCCTACTCGAAGTCGAGAACCTGTACGTCAAGTACGGCAACATCGAAGCCCTGCACGGCATCTCCTTCACCGTGGGCGAAGGCGAGATCGTCACGCTCATCGGCGCCAACGGCGCGGGCAAGTCGACCACGCTCATGTCCATCGCCCAACTGCCCCCGCCCGAAGCCCCCAAGGTCATCAAGGGCGACATCCGATTCAAGGGCAAATCCATCCTCGGAATGCCCGCGGACAAGGTCGTCTCCGATCTCCACATGGCCCTGGTTCCCGAGGGACGGCACATCTTCGGCAACCTGACGGTCGAGGAGAACCTCAAGCTGGCCACCTATTCCCGCAAGGACGGACAGGTCGAGATCGACCGCGACTACACGCGCGTCTACACCCTGTTCCCGCGCCTGGACGAGCGTAAGAAGCAACGCTCCGAGTCCCTGTCCGGCGGCGAGCAACAGATGCTGGCCGTGGGCCGTGCGCTCATGTCCGGTTGCCGGGGCATCATGCTCGACGAGCCGTCCATGGGGCTGGCCCCCCTGCTCATGTACGACATGTTCCGCACCCTCAAGGAATTGAACGAGGAGGGCATGACCATCCTGCTCATCGAACAGAACGCCAATCTGGCGCTCAAGTTCGCCCACCGAGGCTACGTCATCGACACCGGAGAAATCGTGGCCCAGGGTTCTTCCGCCGAACTCATGGAGGACCCAGAAGTCAAGAAGGCGTACCTGGGCGGCTGA
- a CDS encoding SH3 domain-containing protein: protein MSTAAIGSDLITGTYTLLRASVEEKQLYQQAEELTDESSNGNASAGLTSEILSILNQIPKGDDNRLSFQEVEDYREDLGDKWDESVMADLKELGVDVSSEIAMTYDPTTGKVTVPAGTADADIINRYFEDNPDKVEEFKNIIQLGKLTTTASTNLSQNDLLTSLQQQSMAWWFADNTDPSTWFDGGGLLAFSGGSSAYTGLNLMV, encoded by the coding sequence ATGTCGACCGCAGCCATCGGATCGGACCTGATAACCGGCACATACACCCTGCTCCGCGCATCGGTGGAGGAAAAACAGCTCTACCAGCAGGCCGAGGAGCTGACAGACGAGTCCAGCAACGGCAATGCTTCCGCAGGCCTGACCTCGGAAATCCTGTCCATCCTGAACCAGATTCCCAAAGGGGACGACAACCGCCTCTCCTTCCAGGAGGTGGAAGACTACCGTGAGGACCTGGGGGACAAGTGGGACGAGTCGGTCATGGCCGACCTGAAGGAACTCGGAGTGGACGTCTCCTCCGAAATCGCAATGACTTACGACCCGACCACGGGCAAAGTCACCGTGCCCGCAGGCACGGCCGATGCCGACATCATCAATCGGTATTTCGAGGACAACCCCGACAAGGTCGAAGAATTCAAGAACATCATTCAACTGGGCAAACTGACCACCACGGCGTCGACCAATCTTTCCCAAAACGATTTGCTGACCAGCTTGCAACAACAGAGCATGGCCTGGTGGTTCGCCGACAACACCGACCCGTCCACCTGGTTCGATGGCGGCGGCCTGCTGGCCTTCAGCGGGGGAAGCTCCGCCTACACCGGTCTGAACCTGATGGTCTGA
- a CDS encoding peptidylprolyl isomerase gives MIKMETTMGDIVIELDFDKAPASAANFQQYVEDGFYDGLIFHRVISNFMIQGGGMDPDMKEKATRAPIKNEANNGLANDKYTLAMARTMDPHSASSQFFINVKDNGFLNFSSETPQGWGYAVFGKVVEGQDTVDKIKDVDTGRHGFHDDVPVEPVVINKAYVVE, from the coding sequence ATGATTAAAATGGAAACCACCATGGGCGACATCGTCATCGAGCTCGATTTCGACAAGGCCCCCGCGAGTGCGGCCAACTTCCAGCAGTACGTTGAGGACGGCTTCTACGACGGCCTCATTTTCCACCGCGTCATCTCCAACTTCATGATCCAGGGTGGTGGCATGGACCCGGACATGAAGGAAAAGGCGACCCGCGCGCCCATCAAGAACGAGGCAAACAACGGTCTGGCCAACGACAAGTACACCCTGGCCATGGCCCGGACCATGGATCCGCATTCCGCTTCCTCCCAGTTCTTTATCAACGTCAAGGACAACGGCTTCCTGAACTTCTCCTCCGAGACCCCTCAGGGTTGGGGATACGCCGTGTTCGGCAAGGTCGTCGAAGGCCAGGACACCGTGGACAAGATCAAGGATGTGGATACCGGCCGCCACGGCTTCCACGACGATGTGCCGGTTGAGCCGGTAGTCATCAACAAGGCCTACGTGGTCGAGTAG
- a CDS encoding DegT/DnrJ/EryC1/StrS family aminotransferase, which yields MSIPFIDLKTQYRQIENRIKDNIETVLEHGAYVMGPEIGELETRLAEYTGVSRAVSCSSGTDALLMSLMALGVGPGDAVFTTPFTFIATAEVVALLGATPIFVDVDPVTYNLDADDLRRKIRHVKENRKELTPKGVIAVDIFGQPADYDAIEPLAHNSGLFLLVDAAQSFGATYKGRSVCSLGDLACTSFFPAKPLGCYGDGGMVFVNNEELHKLLVSIRVHGMGSHKYDNDRLGLTARLDSIQAAVLLAKFEIFPDEIAKRQEVANRYAELLSRVDGLTPPSVPEGNVSVWAQYCVLARDSEQRAEVMAKLSEASIPTGIYYPKPLHLQKTFASLGYKEGDFPVSEDVASRIFALPMHPYLTAEDQETIVKVIEG from the coding sequence ATGAGCATACCTTTCATCGACCTGAAAACGCAGTACAGGCAGATAGAAAATCGGATCAAGGACAACATTGAAACCGTGCTTGAGCACGGTGCCTATGTCATGGGCCCGGAAATCGGCGAACTTGAAACCCGTCTGGCCGAATACACCGGCGTATCCCGCGCCGTGAGCTGCTCCTCCGGAACCGACGCGCTGCTCATGTCCCTCATGGCGTTGGGCGTGGGCCCCGGCGATGCCGTTTTCACCACTCCGTTTACCTTCATCGCCACGGCCGAAGTGGTGGCCCTGCTCGGCGCAACCCCGATTTTCGTGGATGTCGACCCCGTGACCTACAACCTTGACGCCGACGACCTGCGGCGCAAGATTCGCCACGTAAAGGAAAACCGCAAGGAACTCACCCCCAAGGGCGTCATTGCCGTGGATATCTTCGGCCAACCCGCCGACTACGATGCCATCGAGCCTCTGGCCCACAACTCCGGGCTGTTCCTGTTGGTCGACGCGGCCCAGTCCTTTGGCGCAACCTACAAGGGCCGGTCCGTGTGTTCCCTGGGCGATCTCGCCTGCACCTCCTTTTTCCCGGCCAAGCCTCTGGGCTGCTACGGCGACGGCGGCATGGTCTTCGTCAACAACGAGGAGCTGCACAAGCTGCTGGTCTCCATCCGGGTGCACGGCATGGGCTCGCACAAGTACGACAACGACAGGCTCGGCCTGACCGCCAGGCTCGATTCCATTCAGGCCGCTGTGCTGCTGGCCAAGTTCGAGATTTTCCCCGACGAGATCGCCAAGCGTCAGGAAGTGGCCAACCGCTATGCCGAGCTTCTGTCCCGCGTGGACGGGCTGACTCCGCCTTCCGTGCCCGAGGGCAATGTCTCGGTCTGGGCACAGTATTGCGTGCTGGCGCGGGATTCCGAGCAGCGCGCCGAGGTCATGGCCAAGCTGTCCGAGGCATCCATTCCCACGGGCATCTACTATCCCAAGCCCTTGCACCTGCAGAAGACGTTTGCCTCCCTTGGCTACAAGGAGGGCGATTTCCCGGTGTCGGAAGATGTGGCTTCGCGCATCTTCGCCCTGCCCATGCATCCCTACCTGACCGCCGAGGATCAGGAGACCATCGTTAAGGTTATCGAGGGGTAG
- a CDS encoding cobyrinate a,c-diamide synthase, producing the protein MAGLSGGTGKTIVSLALARAFRRAGRVVAPFKKGPDYIDAQWLGLAAGRGCSNLDPFFHSREIIRSVFYHKSAGADLSLVEGNRGLFDGMDERGTCSSSELARMIDCPVILAIDCTKMTRTVAAVVQGCAGFEPGLNLAGVILNRTAGERHRSVLLRSMETYSDVPVLGVLPKMGANPIPERHMGLMSDQEYDGAGHLDRLADLAEEWLDLDGIAAVADAAPNFGPAPAPVFPGPAAAKAARIGYVHDAALWFYYPENLEALEHAGAELVRVSLLDGEPWPEVDGLYLGGGFPEVFAERIAANRPALDYLHSRAEAGMPIYAECGGFMVLCDTLEVDGASHKMAGVFPLGTAFCPRPQGLGYTEAEVVEDSVFFPRGERILGHEFHYSMCVSDGAADLRHGLRMCRGQGSALGRDGFLHRNTWAGYNHIHALAVPGWANRFVAAAAAYGKGGGQ; encoded by the coding sequence TTGGCCGGTTTGTCCGGCGGCACCGGCAAGACGATAGTGTCTCTGGCCCTGGCGCGCGCCTTTCGCAGGGCGGGGCGTGTCGTGGCCCCGTTCAAGAAGGGGCCGGACTATATCGACGCGCAGTGGCTCGGCCTGGCTGCCGGGCGCGGCTGTTCGAACCTTGATCCATTTTTTCATTCCCGCGAGATCATCCGCTCCGTCTTCTATCACAAGTCCGCAGGCGCGGACCTGAGCCTCGTCGAAGGCAACCGAGGCCTGTTCGACGGCATGGACGAGCGCGGCACCTGTTCCAGCTCCGAGCTGGCCCGCATGATCGACTGCCCCGTCATTCTGGCGATCGACTGCACCAAGATGACCCGCACCGTGGCCGCCGTGGTGCAGGGGTGCGCCGGGTTCGAACCGGGGCTGAATCTGGCGGGCGTCATCCTCAATCGCACGGCAGGGGAACGGCATCGCTCGGTTCTGCTTCGGTCCATGGAGACCTACAGCGATGTACCGGTCCTCGGGGTGCTGCCCAAGATGGGCGCGAATCCCATCCCCGAACGGCATATGGGGCTCATGTCCGACCAGGAATACGATGGCGCCGGCCATCTGGACCGGCTGGCCGATCTGGCCGAGGAATGGCTGGACCTTGACGGCATTGCCGCTGTAGCCGACGCCGCACCGAATTTCGGTCCTGCTCCGGCTCCCGTATTCCCCGGCCCGGCGGCTGCGAAGGCGGCCCGCATCGGCTACGTCCACGACGCGGCCCTGTGGTTCTATTATCCTGAAAATCTGGAGGCCCTGGAACATGCCGGGGCCGAACTGGTGCGCGTCAGCCTGCTCGATGGCGAACCCTGGCCCGAGGTCGACGGCCTCTATCTGGGCGGCGGCTTTCCCGAGGTTTTTGCGGAGCGCATTGCGGCCAATCGTCCGGCCCTTGATTACCTGCACTCCCGAGCCGAGGCCGGGATGCCCATCTACGCCGAATGCGGCGGGTTCATGGTCCTGTGCGACACGCTTGAAGTCGACGGGGCGTCGCACAAGATGGCGGGTGTGTTTCCGCTGGGCACAGCGTTCTGTCCGCGTCCGCAGGGACTCGGCTACACCGAGGCCGAGGTGGTGGAGGACTCCGTCTTTTTCCCCCGGGGCGAACGCATTCTGGGCCATGAATTCCATTACTCCATGTGCGTGTCCGACGGCGCGGCGGACCTGCGGCACGGGTTGCGCATGTGCCGGGGGCAGGGCAGTGCGCTGGGTCGTGACGGGTTCCTGCACCGGAATACCTGGGCCGGATACAATCACATTCACGCCCTTGCCGTCCCTGGCTGGGCCAACCGTTTCGTGGCCGCCGCGGCCGCGTACGGAAAGGGCGGCGGACAGTAA
- a CDS encoding dissimilatory sulfite reductase D family protein has translation MALDPEAAKAEIIKFCEEKSKSKTKFYFNDFTKLFPDEKSRAVKKLLTQLVQEEKMVFWSSGSTTMYGLAGVGKQAHSEGED, from the coding sequence ATGGCACTCGATCCCGAAGCTGCAAAAGCTGAAATCATCAAGTTTTGCGAAGAGAAGTCCAAGAGCAAGACCAAGTTCTACTTCAACGACTTCACTAAGCTTTTCCCGGATGAGAAGAGCCGCGCTGTCAAAAAGCTCCTGACCCAGCTGGTTCAGGAAGAGAAAATGGTGTTCTGGTCCTCCGGGTCCACCACCATGTACGGCCTGGCCGGTGTCGGCAAGCAGGCTCACAGCGAGGGCGAAGACTAG
- the dsrB gene encoding dissimilatory-type sulfite reductase subunit beta translates to MAFISSGYNPDKPMEGRISDIGPRHFGEYLPPVIKKNFGKWDYHEIIEPGILLHVAESGDKTYTVRAGTARLMSVTHIREICEIADKFSGGYVRFTTRNNLEFQVETEEAAKELKTYLNGQTFPGGSHKFPVGGTGAGVTNIVHTQGWVHCHTPATDASGTVKATMDVVFDDFQNMKLPAPVRISMACCLNMCGAVHCSDIAILGIHRKPPIIDHQYLDNLCEIPLAVAACPTGAVRPSKVEIDGETYKTVAIKQERCMFCGNCYTMCPSLPLSDGEGDGIAIMVGGKISNRITKPAFSKVVVPYVPNEPPRWPTMTKVIKKILDTYAEDANKYERLGDWANRIGWERFFEKCELPFTEHLIDDFRDPAYYTWRQTTQFKW, encoded by the coding sequence ATGGCTTTTATTTCTTCCGGGTACAATCCCGACAAACCGATGGAAGGTCGGATTTCCGACATCGGACCTCGTCACTTCGGCGAGTATCTGCCCCCGGTTATCAAAAAGAACTTTGGTAAATGGGACTACCATGAGATCATCGAGCCCGGCATCCTGCTGCACGTGGCCGAGTCCGGCGACAAGACCTACACCGTCCGCGCTGGTACCGCCCGCCTGATGTCCGTCACTCATATCCGTGAAATCTGCGAAATCGCCGACAAGTTCTCCGGCGGCTACGTCCGTTTCACCACTCGTAACAACCTTGAGTTCCAGGTCGAGACCGAAGAGGCCGCCAAGGAACTGAAGACTTACCTGAACGGCCAGACGTTCCCCGGCGGCTCCCACAAGTTCCCGGTCGGCGGAACCGGCGCCGGTGTGACCAACATCGTTCACACCCAGGGCTGGGTCCACTGCCACACTCCGGCCACCGATGCTTCCGGTACCGTCAAGGCTACCATGGACGTCGTGTTCGATGACTTCCAGAACATGAAGCTGCCCGCCCCGGTGCGCATCTCCATGGCTTGTTGTCTGAACATGTGCGGCGCGGTGCACTGCTCCGATATCGCCATTCTCGGTATCCACCGCAAACCGCCCATCATCGACCACCAGTACCTGGACAACCTGTGCGAAATCCCCCTGGCCGTGGCCGCCTGCCCCACCGGTGCAGTCCGTCCGTCCAAGGTTGAGATCGACGGCGAGACCTACAAGACCGTCGCCATTAAGCAGGAACGCTGCATGTTCTGCGGTAACTGCTACACCATGTGTCCGTCCCTGCCCCTGTCCGATGGCGAGGGCGACGGTATCGCGATCATGGTCGGCGGCAAGATCTCCAACCGCATCACCAAGCCCGCCTTCTCCAAGGTCGTGGTTCCCTACGTGCCCAACGAGCCGCCTCGCTGGCCCACGATGACCAAGGTGATCAAGAAGATCCTCGACACCTACGCCGAGGATGCCAACAAGTACGAACGTTTGGGCGACTGGGCCAACCGCATCGGTTGGGAGCGTTTCTTCGAGAAATGCGAGCTGCCCTTCACTGAGCATCTGATTGATGACTTCCGTGATCCGGCGTACTACACTTGGCGTCAGACCACTCAGTTCAAGTGGTAG